One genomic region from Prochlorococcus marinus CUG1433 encodes:
- a CDS encoding plastocyanin gives MLRSIFAGLFAIVLTLGLGISSVSAKTVEVKLGTDAGMLAFEPSTVTISAGDTVKFVNNKLAPHNAVFDGHEELSHADLAFAPGESWEETFDTAGTYDYYCEPHRGAGMVGKVIVE, from the coding sequence ATGTTACGTTCAATCTTTGCAGGGTTATTTGCAATAGTTTTAACTCTAGGTTTAGGTATTTCATCAGTTTCAGCTAAGACTGTTGAAGTAAAACTTGGAACAGATGCTGGAATGCTTGCATTTGAACCAAGTACAGTAACCATTAGTGCTGGTGATACAGTTAAATTCGTCAATAATAAACTTGCCCCTCACAATGCTGTTTTTGATGGTCATGAGGAATTAAGTCATGCGGACCTAGCTTTTGCTCCAGGAGAGTCTTGGGAAGAAACATTTGATACTGCTGGAACTTATGATTACTATTGCGAGCCACACAGAGGAGCTGGAATGGTAGGTAAAGTTATTGTTGAATAA